GTCGCCTTGATGCCCGACTGCGGGTTGAGGTTCTGTCCGATCAGTTCGCCCGCGGTCCCCTGGATGAGGATGCGGCTACCCGCCTTCTTCCCCTCGACCGCGTCCATGACCTTGGGGGGCAGGTTCTGGCTCTGTTCCCCCAGGCGCTCCACCGGCTGGCGGTGCGCGGTGGTCGCGCCGCCCTTCTCGGGGTACGTCCCACCGAGGTCGGCCGGGTCGTCCCACTTGCGCACGCTGTAGTCGACACGGACCCAGTCGCCCTTGGCGGCCTTGGCTCCGTTGCCCTCCGTGACGGTCTCCACGACGGTCTTGTCGGCGGGCTTCTCATCCTTGGGGACGGTGATCTGGGGCTTCTCGCCGAACTTCCCCTTGACCTCGGCCACACCTGCCACCGAGTCGTTCGATTCATTCGAACCGCACGCACTTGCGAACAGCAGGGCGGGCACGGCCAGCAGGGAGGCGATACGTCGCTTGGTGTTGTAGTTCATCAGTCCAACTGGGAGTCGAGGCCATGGGCAATGGCCGCCACTCTACGGTGTGCACTCCCCGCAGCCTTCGAAGCGCCGCCACAAGGGAATGCGCCCGGTGTCGCAGGACGCGTCACGTCCTACGGCACCGGGCGGCACCGCTGGGCCCCGACGGCTACATCCCGGCGATCAGCTTCTCCACCCGGTCGTCCACCGACCGGAACGGGTCCTTGCACAACACGGTCCGCTGGGCCTGGTCATTGAGCTTGAGGTGCACCCAGTCGACGGTGAAGTCGCGGCGCTGCTCCTGGGCACGGCGGATGAAGTCGCCGCGCAGCCGCGCCCTGGTGGTCTGCGGGGGCACCGACTTGCCCTCGAAGATCTTCAGATCGTTGCAGATCCTGGCCGTCTGCCCCTTCTTCTCCAGGAGGTAGTACAGGCCGCGGCGGCGGTGGATGTCGTGGTAGGCGAGGTCTATCTGGGCGACGCGCGGGTGAGACATCGTCATGTTGTGCTTGGCCCGGTACCGCTCCAGGAGCTTGTACTTGATGACCCAGTCGATCTCCGTACCGATCCGGTCCAGGTCCTCCTGCTCGATGGCGTCGAGCGTACGACCCCAGAGTTCCAGCACCTGCTCCACGGTGCCTGAACGGATCCCGCGACGGTCCACGAAGTCCACGGCCTTGTCGTAGTACTCACGCTGGATCTCCAGCGCGGAGGCCTCACGCCCGCTGGCCAGGCGCACCTTGCGGCGGCCGGTGATGTCGTGGCTGACCTCCCGGATGGCCCGGATGGGGTTCTCCAGGGTCAGATCACGCATCACCGTGCCCGCCTCGATCATGCG
This DNA window, taken from Streptomyces sp. SCSIO 30461, encodes the following:
- a CDS encoding FKBP-type peptidyl-prolyl cis-trans isomerase, producing MNYNTKRRIASLLAVPALLFASACGSNESNDSVAGVAEVKGKFGEKPQITVPKDEKPADKTVVETVTEGNGAKAAKGDWVRVDYSVRKWDDPADLGGTYPEKGGATTAHRQPVERLGEQSQNLPPKVMDAVEGKKAGSRILIQGTAGELIGQNLNPQSGIKATDTLVWVVDLDGAAKVDSKAEVKGTQAAPAPGMPTVSAPAQKAATITIPKGEKAPTTLKEQVLIKGNGPKVEAGQGLIAQYTGVKWEDGKKFDSSWDHGGATAFQIGTGSVIEGWDKGLVGKNVGDRVLLVIPPSLGYGADPSSELAKNTLVFVVDIVGAV